In Labrus bergylta chromosome 1, fLabBer1.1, whole genome shotgun sequence, one genomic interval encodes:
- the LOC109991308 gene encoding synaptogyrin-1 isoform X2: MEGMQAYGAGKAGGAFDPVTFFQQPQTILRIVSWLFSIVIFGCIANEGYINRPNEVEEYCIFNRNQNACNYGVFMGSMAFLCCLAFLALDVYFPQISSVKDRKKAVLADVGLSAFWSFMWFVGFCFLANQWQVTKHEDNPLREGGDAARAAITFSFFSIFTWGAQTLFSMEKLKNLSFEEEYTKLFPTQPN, from the exons ATGGAGGGGATGCAGGCATACGGAGCAGGGAAAGCCGGAGGAGCCTTCGACCCTGTCACCTTCTTCCAGCAACCTCAGACCATTCTCCGCATTGTGTCTTGG CTCTTCTCCATCGTGATCTTTGGCTGCATCGCCAATGAGGGTTACATCAACCGCCCCAATGAAGTGGAGGAATACTGCATCTTCAACCGCAACCAGAACGCCTGTAACTATGGCGTCTTTATGGGCTCCATGGCCTTCCTCTGCTGCTTGGCCTTCCTGGCTTTGGACGTCTACTTCCCCCAGATCAGCAGCGTCAAAGACCGTAAGAAGGCGGTGCTGGCTGATGTCGGGTTATCAG CATTCTGGTCCTTCATGTGGTTTGTGGGATTCTGTTTCCTGGCAAACCAGTGGCAGGTGACCAAGCACGAGGACAACCcgctgagggagggaggggacgCTGCACGGGCGGCCATcaccttctctttcttctccatCTTCACCTGG GGTGCTCAGACTCTCTTCTCTATGGAGAAGTTAAAGAATTTGTCGTTTGAAGAGGAGTACACCAAGCTGTTCCCCACTCAACCTAATTAA
- the LOC109991308 gene encoding synaptogyrin-1 isoform X1: MEGMQAYGAGKAGGAFDPVTFFQQPQTILRIVSWLFSIVIFGCIANEGYINRPNEVEEYCIFNRNQNACNYGVFMGSMAFLCCLAFLALDVYFPQISSVKDRKKAVLADVGLSAFWSFMWFVGFCFLANQWQVTKHEDNPLREGGDAARAAITFSFFSIFTWAGQSFLAFQRYKLGADSALFSQEYTDPSQDATGAPYTSFGGDDVESPGGGGGQPNSEGAFDGSSGYQRQDY, translated from the exons ATGGAGGGGATGCAGGCATACGGAGCAGGGAAAGCCGGAGGAGCCTTCGACCCTGTCACCTTCTTCCAGCAACCTCAGACCATTCTCCGCATTGTGTCTTGG CTCTTCTCCATCGTGATCTTTGGCTGCATCGCCAATGAGGGTTACATCAACCGCCCCAATGAAGTGGAGGAATACTGCATCTTCAACCGCAACCAGAACGCCTGTAACTATGGCGTCTTTATGGGCTCCATGGCCTTCCTCTGCTGCTTGGCCTTCCTGGCTTTGGACGTCTACTTCCCCCAGATCAGCAGCGTCAAAGACCGTAAGAAGGCGGTGCTGGCTGATGTCGGGTTATCAG CATTCTGGTCCTTCATGTGGTTTGTGGGATTCTGTTTCCTGGCAAACCAGTGGCAGGTGACCAAGCACGAGGACAACCcgctgagggagggaggggacgCTGCACGGGCGGCCATcaccttctctttcttctccatCTTCACCTGG GCAGGTCAGTCCTTCTTGGCCTTCCAGAGGTACAAGCTGGGGGCCGACTCAGCCCTCTTCTCCCAGGAGTACACAGACCCCAGCCAGGATGCAACCGGAGCCCCTTACACCTCCTTTGGCGGGGACGACGTAGagagcccaggaggaggaggcggccaGCCCAACAGCGAAGGGGCCTTTGACGGGAGCAGCGGCTATCAGCGTCAGGATTACTGA